The genomic segment GTAGCTAAGTGTATGTAGTATCGCGTGAAGGAAACATGTTCTGCCGGGGGCTTTTAGACTGGAATTCGAGTTGGTGAGATTCACAGGTTAGCACACAGAATGAACAATCAAATAATGTTTTGTGGAAGCTTATGCCTTTGCCTCGACACGCTTTCAAGTTAATATAGAGGCAAAGCCGTGTAGGCCAGGAATACAAAGTTGGTAGGATTACATATTTGAGAATCAAGAAAGAGAGAGATCTAACCGAATCTTAATCAATCAGATTGGTGTACATGATCCTAACAAAATATTCGTTACTTCTAAGACATATTACAAGCTTATAATCTTCAACAAAACACATTCTTGTACAAGCTACTAAATACTTCCTCACTCTTATTTACTCATACAAGTACATGATCGGCCTTATTTTGTTTAATTAGCACGCCAGTTCTTAACTTGTAGTTGTCTTACTGGTTATCATGCCCCAAGTAACAACAACAAACACGTACACATTGTCATGTAGCTTGTCAAAGAGGCGGAAATAAGCACTCCTCCATGCTCTTTTGAACAGAAGAGCACAAAAGACAATCCAGAGTCCCGCCACAAAGCCAGCCGTCAGCCCAAAGTAGAAGAACACCACTGGATCATAACCACTTTCTCTTCTCTGCTGATCACCATGCTCTAAAGCATTATTGCCTGGGCAATTCTTTTTAAGAGGAGGCCCACAAAGACCATTATTGCCGCTGTACATGGACGGGTTCTCGGCGTAGAGGGTATCAAGTTGACGTCCTGTCGGAATTCTTCCTACAAGATTGTTGTATGACAAGTCCAAGGAGCTTAGATACGTCAAATCTGACAAGCTTGTTGGGATTTCACCGGAAAGGTTGTTCCTTGATAAGTCGAGTGATTCTAGTGATTTCATATCCCCAATGTTCGTAGGAATTTTCCCGCTCAGGTGATTCCATGATAAATTCAAAGTAAACAATCCATTAAGAGAAGTTATCTCATCTGGAATTCCACCTGTTAAGTGGTTGAGTGAAATGTCAATGCCGTACATCTCGTTAATTCTATATATGTCATACTTCATATTTTGCCGCTTCATCACCACAGACAAAATGTCCTTGTTTATGACCTCTTGAACATACCAGCGAGTCCCACGCTTTGGATGTTCTAGTGTCATTGCTATTAATCTTGACAAGGACGATGGAATTGATCCTGAGATATTGTTGCTTGCTAAACTGAAGTACTGAAGTAGTATAAGATTTGTGATGTTGGCCGGAATATCCCCATAAAACATGTTATGGTTTAGCAGCAAAAATTTCAAGTTCACCAATTCTCCAATCCACATGGGTAA from the Triticum dicoccoides isolate Atlit2015 ecotype Zavitan unplaced genomic scaffold, WEW_v2.0 scaffold159133, whole genome shotgun sequence genome contains:
- the LOC119344200 gene encoding receptor-like protein 50 codes for the protein SNNSITGAIPSGLRNLTSLYGLDLTLNQLTGQIPMLPRSLTRLAISMNSLSGPLPFDFGAPDLTDLNLFSNCLTGHVPRAICELKNLSLLDLSNNLFEGEFPWCSAMPSMEFLILSNNNLSGNFPSWIQNSSQLVFLDLAVNKFYGTLPMWIGELVNLKFLLLNHNMFYGDIPANITNLILLQYFSLASNNISGSIPSSLSRLIAMTLEHPKRGTRWYVQEVINKDILSVVMKRQNMKYDIYRINEMYGIDISLNHLTGGIPDEITSLNGLFTLNLSWNHLSGKIPTNIGDMKSLESLDLSRNNLSGEIPTSLSDLTYLSSLDLSYNNLVGRIPTGRQLDTLYAENPSMYSGNNGLCGPPLKKNCPGNNALEHGDQQRRESGYDPVVFFYFGLTAGFVAGLWIVFCALLFKRAWRSAYFRLFDKLHDNVYVFVVVTWGMITSKTTTS